AGATCAAACCGATAAGACCATTTTGCGAATTCTTCAGAATGATTCGAAAAAGACAGCTAAAGAAATAGCTGCCATGTTAAATATTACTGTGTCTCCAGTTTACGAAAGAATTAGGAGACTCGAAAATCAAGGTTTTATTAAAAAATATGTGGCCATTCTCGATAAAAAAAGAATTGAAAGAAGTGTAACTGCAATTTGTCAGGTTTCAATGAGATATCACGACGAAGCTTTCATTGATGAATTTGAAACGCAAATACAAAACCTAAAAGAAGTTCAGGAATGTTATCACATGGCTGGTCAGGTCGATTTTATTCTGAAAATACATGTTCGTAGCCTGGAAGAATATCATGAATTTGTACGCTATAAATTATCTAAAATTAAAAATATTGGTGTTCTAAATAGCACGTTTGTTATTAAAGAAATTAAGCATACTTCAGAGTATTACATATAAAGCTCATAAAAAGAAAAAGAGATTGGAATGTCTTAATATTTTTTGTAACTTATTTGTATATAAGAATGTACGAATATGTATTTCTGTAAAATATTAAGATATGACAAAACAATATGATCATAACTGCCCAGATAAATCAGATGAAAATATTTTAAAATATAAGAAGAAGATTGAAGTTTTAGAAAAAGAATTAGAACAAGTTAGGGAAGAAAAAAATAGATATGTTCAAGATTTAGATAATGCTCAATCTGTTAGTAAATATGAATTGCTTTTTAAGTCGACAGGATTTGGTGTTATTTGTAGGAATCGCTTAGGTAAGATTATTTATGCTAATACTGCTGCCTCAAATATATTGGGTGTTCCCAATAGTA
This genomic interval from uncultured Marinifilum sp. contains the following:
- a CDS encoding Lrp/AsnC family transcriptional regulator, which encodes MENLDQTDKTILRILQNDSKKTAKEIAAMLNITVSPVYERIRRLENQGFIKKYVAILDKKRIERSVTAICQVSMRYHDEAFIDEFETQIQNLKEVQECYHMAGQVDFILKIHVRSLEEYHEFVRYKLSKIKNIGVLNSTFVIKEIKHTSEYYI